In Manis pentadactyla isolate mManPen7 chromosome 8, mManPen7.hap1, whole genome shotgun sequence, the following are encoded in one genomic region:
- the GPRIN2 gene encoding G protein-regulated inducer of neurite outgrowth 2, with translation MSTSRPEVGAQVPRSPCPQPPCRSSSSLLGQGRGQRPELCKSASSPGWKAQPGEASTCPPGPKEEGHPAENTEQAWASRTPPQPGVMGHWHSSTVDSVSTVGGGDLCHLRIPSAAAMQRSHSDLVRSTQTRGHSGAQKASLSCSALGSSVHRARLQPGTTSSQGGWASAGRERDLTPEDGTLNSSWTQGESQVWVPPLDLGDTASHSSSSQAGPRAPGLPATTFCHAQPPAALLCRMREVGVDGCCHSLPAPGILTFPKLMASMSESRLQPQHGVKFHCQLSAGLPGHSPCCAHPWAPTRLATEPGARTKDVWTMTSVGDLVPVVTSPLSAQDAGVQAAPMAVCKAVSTSPPLEAPVALHTFPEVTLGSSLEEAASPVRDVRWDAEGMTWEVYGAAVDPEVLGIAIQKHLEMQFEQMQQAPTSEESLSAQGRRRPLRAVIQSLRCPSCCSCSSEAPE, from the coding sequence ATGAGCACCAGCCGCCCTGAGGTGGGTGCCCAGGTACCCCGGAGCCCCTGCCCACAGCCCCCGTGCCGGAGCTCGTCCAGCCTGCTGGGTCAAGGCCGGGGGCAGAGGCCAGAGCTCTGCAAGAGTGCCAGCAGCCCTGGATGGAAGGCCCAGCCAGGTGAGGCTAGTACCTGTCCACCAGGCCCGAAGGAGGAAGGGCACCCAGCTGAGAACACGGAGCAGGCATGGGCCTCCCGCACCCCCCCACAGCCTGGTGTCATGGGCCACTGGCACAGCAGCACAGTGGACAGTGTGTCTACTGTGGGCGGTGGCGATCTGTGTCACCTGCGGATTCCCAGTGCTGCTGCCATGCAGAGGAGCCACTCAGACCTAGTCCGCAGCACCCAGACCCGGGGTCACAGCGGTGCTCAAAAGGCCAGCCTCAGCTGCTCAGCACTTGGCAGCTCTGTCCACAGGGCTCGGCTGCAGCCTGGCACTACTTCTAGCCAGGGAGGCTGGGCCTCTGCAGGCCGGGAAAGGGACCTGACCCCAGAGGATGGGACTTTGAACTCATCCTGGACACAAGGAGAGAGTCAGGTGTGGGTACCGCCACTGGACCTGGGAGACACAGCCAGCCACAGCAGCAGCTCTCAGGCTGGGCCCAGAGCCCCTGGGCTGCCAGCCACCACCTTCTGCCACGCTCAGCCCCCAGCAGCTCTCCTCTGCAGAATGAGGGAGGTGGGGGTTGATGGCTGCTGCCActccctgcctgccccagggATCCTGACCTTTCCCAAACTAATGGCATCAATGAGTGAGTCCAGGCTGCAGCCTCAGCATGGGGTGAAGTTCCACTGTCAATTGTCTGCGGGGCTTCCTGGGCACTCCCCCTGCTGTGCCCATCCTTGGGCTCCCACTAGGTTAGCCACAGAGCCTGGTGCCAGGACTAAGGATGTGTGGACTATGACCTCTGTCGGTGACTTGGTGCCCGTGGTGACATCCCCTCTGTCAGCCCAGGATGCTGGTGTGCAGGCAGCCCCCATGGCAGTCTGCAAGGCTGTGTCTACCAGCCCACCCCTGGAAGCCCCTGTGGCTCTGCATACATTCCCAGAGGTAACTCTGGGGTCCAGCCTGGAGGAGGCAGCATCCCCTGTGCGGGATGTGCGATGGGATGCTGAGGGCATGACATGGGAGGTTTATGGAGCTGCGGTAGACCCTGAGGTGCTTGGCATAGCCATCCAGAAGCACCTGGAGATGCAGTTTGAGCAGATGCAGCAGGCACCCACCAGCGAGGAGAGCCTTTCTGCCCAGGGCCGGAGGCGGCCGCTGCGAGCTGTCATACAGTCCCTGCGGTGCCCCAGCTGCTGCAGTTGTTCCAGCGAAGCTCCTGAGTGA